The sequence below is a genomic window from Brevibacillus agri.
AAACCCATGCAGGAGGCCTCGATTAGACACGTATTTGAAGCATTGAACACGATGCGCGCCATTGACGTAGTGAACAAGGAAGACTGGGAGCGAGCAGCGAAGGAAGCCGAACTGGATTCCTCCGTGCAATTAAACATTCTCTGGATCATTTACTGTTATGAGGGGGTGCGCGTCACGCAAATTGCCGACTGGACTTTCTGGCACCCGTCGTCGATCGTCATCCACATCAAAAAGTTGATGGAGAAAGGAATGGTGACGATTGAAAAGTCTGAGCTGGACGGACGCGTCGTACACGTGTACCCGACCCAGCGAGGCAAGGAAGTTCTGGAGGCAAGCCGAAGAAATGTGCCATCTATTTTCAGATTGACGTATGCGCTGGAGAAAATGGAGGAACGATACAGTACAGCAGTAGTCGAACTGTTCTTCGAATGCCTCTCCTTTGTGGCTCAATCGCTGCACGGAGCGGAGAAGGTAAGGTGGATTCAGGAGGGCGAGGAGCGGGTCATGAACCCCACTCATTTGATTAGTTAGGCGAAATGGGTGGCAAAAAGCGGATTTTCGCGTATAATGTTAAATACTCCGAATATTTTTGAAAATGTTGTCGGAGTGAAAATCAAGACGAGGAGGGATTGCTGATGGAGCACTACGACCACTTATACGACGTTTCGGAAAACGCCAATGTCCGTTTTCTCGGGTTTATCTCCGAAGGAACGAGACACGACTTCGGCATTGTATTCACGCACAAGTTTTATGGAAAGCCGTTGGTGATCTGTATGCAGACGGGGCAATCTACCCTTCTCAGTTCAGATGATGCGGTAAATCCAGGGTACCTGCAAAGGATTTTCCGACTGGACTCGGAAAGTGAAGCCAAGGCACTCGCTGAATTTTTCCAAGAATACTTGCCTCCCATCCCATTTGAAGAAAATCAGTATTAGCGGGCGAGCAGAAGTTTATCTTCTGCTCGTTTTTTACTGGTTCCCGAAGCTGCCAGACAGCCGGCAGCACGGAGCGCCCTGTTTACGAAGCGGGCTGCGACAGCATAAAATCGGGATAGGGAAGAGGAGGGACGTAGATGAGCGTACATAAATGGTCGGCAAGCGAGCCAAAAGGAGCGGTCGTGCTCGTGCACGGCACGGGAGAGCACCATGGCAGATACGAGCATGTCGCGGCGTTTTTGAATCAACAAGGATGGGACGTCTACGCGGAAGACTTGCCTGGCTGGGGACGCTCCCCGGGGATCAGGGGGCATGTTGATTCG
It includes:
- a CDS encoding DUF3055 domain-containing protein; this translates as MEHYDHLYDVSENANVRFLGFISEGTRHDFGIVFTHKFYGKPLVICMQTGQSTLLSSDDAVNPGYLQRIFRLDSESEAKALAEFFQEYLPPIPFEENQY
- a CDS encoding MarR family winged helix-turn-helix transcriptional regulator; translation: MQEASIRHVFEALNTMRAIDVVNKEDWERAAKEAELDSSVQLNILWIIYCYEGVRVTQIADWTFWHPSSIVIHIKKLMEKGMVTIEKSELDGRVVHVYPTQRGKEVLEASRRNVPSIFRLTYALEKMEERYSTAVVELFFECLSFVAQSLHGAEKVRWIQEGEERVMNPTHLIS